ATcctcagaatattaaaaaaatttctttttcctaAAAAACCTTTCCCCCGTCATTACGAATTGTGTGGTGCCAAAAAGATTTGAAAAATCTCCGTCAAAACGGAGACTTGTGTCGGCGGCCAATTCTATCCTCACCTATTGTTATGAATGTTGAGTAATGATTGAAAGGGTCCAATCGTAAATACAAGCGGCCGAAATAGGGTTTCTCCCAAGGGTCTTTGTAGTGATGTTACTCGATATGTTACGTAGCTCGGAGGTGAAGGAGTCACTTCGGATCGAACCTCTCCGTATTGAGAGGTCACAACTCCAGTACGACGGACGTGTGAATTAGAATGTCATAAGAAAGAACCGCAAGAcgaattcttcaagccaagctaATTGGTAGAAGACCTTGGGGGAAGAACAAGAACGAGATGGAtgaataattatttgtttattgcccacaaggggctaaacacagaggggacaaacaaggacagacaaagggattaagtcggttacatcgacactagtgcgtaactggtacttatttaatcgacctgggcagaatttgaactcagatgaataATATCCATAGACTTAGACGCTTATGAATCCATCAGGAAAGTCTAATGATAGTTACTTTTGATAGGCCCCTAAAGAATAGGGGACCTGAGGGCTCTCCCTCCATGACTCTTCCAAGAAGTAGgaggaaataaatggaaaaaagaagaataatCCTGTATTTGGGGATTAAATCCGGAATTGTCTTCTCTTGTTCGTCACAAATACCAAAAATAAATTCGTCGTTTCGCTTGGGAAGGAACTTCCgcctgttattattatcacttgaCTATGATCTTATGGCTGCTATGGACTTTACTCgagatttatatatgttttaatttcatacaATATATACTTTACCAATATACTGATTTCTCATCGTATTTACCTTTAGCGAAGATACGCCTCAACGAACTGTGGCATTATTCAGTGAAGCCGATGTTACTCAACTTTAATTATCACATCATAGATTTATGGCGAAACTTTACTTTCGAAAGACTTTATGAGAAACTCTATTCTTTTGGCTGCTTTATTTTCATGCCTCTCTATAACAGTTATCTTTTTAAAAGTTGTAAAAGACTCTTCACGAAATATGCCCCATCATATCTTCCTGCCAAATACCTCccaatatatttgattatttttgcaATAACTTGCTATCTGATATATAAACTGTGTAGAAGGGAACCACAAAGGATGCGGTCCCATACGCAGAGACACAGAAGTGGTCTTCGTGCCCCACGACCTCATTTTCCCCCGGACATTGAACCATTTTCTGACGACGAGCCTGACAACGAAGCTGaagatatttctttcaacaacatcgatgataatggtaatagtgGTTCTGTTGATTTAAGTAGTTACAGAAATGCCAGCCATCGCAGCTGTCCTGTTTGCAAACATTACGAGTTTAATGCCGTCGTCTTACCGTGTGGACACACAGCTCTGTGTTTGAAATGTGCcttgaaatattattatcacCAGAGGAAATGTCCCGTATGCCAGAAAGCGATCTCCACCGTCCATCGAATATATCTATAACAATTAATTACTGCTAataattattagttttaattAAGGTGAGAATGTTTACAGAAGAAAAAAGGCGACCGCTTCCATTTATATCGCGACCTGACAGAATGGTTggcaccggacgaaatgctttgcggtagttcgtccgtcgctacgttatgagttgaaattccgccaaggtcgactttgcctttcaatctttcggggtcgataaattaagtaccagttgcgtactggagtcaatctaatcgactggcccctcccaccaaattactggcctttagCCTGTA
The genomic region above belongs to Octopus bimaculoides isolate UCB-OBI-ISO-001 chromosome 2, ASM119413v2, whole genome shotgun sequence and contains:
- the LOC106880411 gene encoding death-associated inhibitor of apoptosis 1, with product MRSHTQRHRSGLRAPRPHFPPDIEPFSDDEPDNEAEDISFNNIDDNGNSGSVDLSSYRNASHRSCPVCKHYEFNAVVLPCGHTALCLKCALKYYYHQRKCPVCQKAISTVHRIYL